In Actinomyces radicidentis, one genomic interval encodes:
- a CDS encoding 5'-nucleotidase C-terminal domain-containing protein, protein MTPSRPGRTVAAPAVAATGDTTTINLLGITDLHGHIDRVESNGKVSEPGAVTLACEVAAARNADASTLLVSNGDNVGGSAYTSSILDDEPTISILNAIGLDVTSTGNHEFDQGITDLAGRIIPELDAPVLSANVTGSSVLDSEGDGNGTWVKTVNGVKVGFVGVVTDELPSLVSKSALSGLTVSPSIATANARATELKESGKADVVVVLAHEDADIYGKELNGDVDAVFGGHTHVPYAQTITGDDGNEIAVVQADHYGLKLGEISLTLTENADGTKDVTARTAENKDLTTSDCTTDAYGVAALVSQADADAATEGSKTIATLATDFNRGTNTGSTDSSDAGSNRSTESTASNLIADSFQSWLAGDIKPTADHYVGLMNPGGVRADYAAGELTSGEAYQVQPFGNEMAYATYTGARLKTVLAEQWQPTTTRAALMLGVSGNVKVVVDQTAADELEGYFTQISSGAATAGSLADAIAAARAKVISSVTIDGATLADTDSVAIASNTFLLAGGDSFTALGDSSMTDTGQLDRDVTSAYLKAEQPLSASYAKRQTGLTSSTADGTTTVRLTGLSFTPTAEQTADGAARSVTATVPTTGGSTTTLATVDIDRTVTSGRPETGQASLSFAVPADAATHACPGSSSSSSNIEPCATVTLTVMSNAGEATGTYTVEVPAYDAATTDPTPAPTAEPSAEPTAEPTTEPSAEPTAQPTTTASASPSAAPTATPRHPSTGHHKAPHKGHGSTRPGHGHKTPRSHGPSSRRSPWFGPVWPGLGLGRH, encoded by the coding sequence ATGACCCCCTCCCGCCCCGGCAGGACCGTCGCCGCGCCCGCCGTCGCCGCCACCGGCGACACCACGACGATCAACCTCCTCGGCATCACCGACCTGCACGGCCACATCGACCGCGTCGAGTCGAACGGAAAGGTCTCCGAGCCCGGCGCCGTCACCCTCGCCTGCGAGGTCGCAGCGGCCCGCAACGCCGACGCCTCCACCCTCCTCGTGTCCAACGGGGACAACGTCGGCGGCTCCGCCTACACCTCCTCGATCCTCGACGACGAGCCCACAATCAGCATTCTCAACGCCATCGGCCTCGACGTCACGAGCACCGGCAACCACGAGTTCGACCAGGGCATCACCGACCTCGCCGGCCGCATCATCCCCGAGCTCGACGCCCCGGTCCTCTCCGCCAACGTCACCGGCAGCTCCGTCCTCGACTCCGAGGGCGACGGCAACGGCACGTGGGTCAAGACCGTCAACGGCGTCAAGGTCGGCTTCGTCGGCGTCGTCACCGACGAGCTCCCCAGCCTCGTGTCCAAGTCGGCTCTGTCCGGCCTCACCGTCTCCCCGTCGATCGCCACCGCGAACGCCCGCGCCACCGAGCTCAAGGAGTCCGGGAAGGCCGACGTCGTCGTCGTCCTCGCCCACGAGGACGCCGACATCTACGGCAAGGAGCTCAACGGGGACGTCGACGCCGTGTTCGGCGGTCACACCCACGTCCCCTACGCCCAGACGATCACGGGTGACGACGGCAACGAGATCGCCGTCGTCCAGGCCGACCACTACGGCCTCAAGCTCGGCGAGATCTCGCTGACCCTCACGGAGAACGCGGACGGCACGAAGGACGTCACGGCGCGTACCGCGGAGAACAAGGACCTCACCACCTCCGACTGCACCACCGACGCCTACGGCGTGGCCGCCCTCGTCTCCCAGGCCGACGCCGACGCCGCCACCGAGGGCTCCAAGACGATCGCCACCCTCGCCACCGACTTCAACCGCGGCACGAACACCGGCTCCACGGACTCCTCCGACGCCGGCTCGAACCGCTCCACCGAGTCCACCGCCTCCAACCTCATCGCCGACTCCTTCCAGTCCTGGCTCGCCGGCGACATCAAGCCGACGGCCGACCACTACGTCGGCCTCATGAACCCGGGCGGCGTCCGCGCCGACTACGCGGCCGGTGAGCTCACCTCCGGCGAGGCCTACCAGGTCCAGCCCTTCGGCAACGAGATGGCCTACGCCACCTACACCGGCGCCCGGCTCAAGACCGTCCTCGCCGAGCAGTGGCAGCCGACGACGACGCGCGCCGCCCTCATGCTCGGCGTGTCCGGCAACGTCAAGGTCGTCGTCGACCAGACGGCCGCCGACGAGCTCGAGGGCTACTTCACGCAGATCTCGAGCGGCGCCGCCACCGCGGGCTCCCTCGCCGACGCGATCGCGGCCGCCCGCGCGAAGGTCATCTCCTCCGTCACCATCGACGGCGCGACCCTCGCGGACACCGATTCCGTCGCCATCGCCTCCAACACCTTCCTGCTTGCCGGCGGCGACAGCTTCACCGCCCTCGGCGACTCGTCGATGACCGACACCGGCCAGCTCGACCGCGACGTCACCTCCGCCTACCTCAAGGCCGAGCAGCCCCTCTCCGCGTCCTACGCGAAGCGCCAGACCGGCCTCACCTCCTCCACGGCCGACGGCACGACGACGGTCCGCCTCACCGGGCTCTCCTTCACGCCGACCGCCGAGCAGACCGCCGACGGCGCCGCCAGGTCCGTGACCGCCACGGTCCCGACGACGGGCGGCTCCACGACGACGCTCGCCACCGTCGACATCGACCGCACCGTCACCTCCGGCCGTCCGGAGACCGGCCAGGCCTCGCTCTCCTTCGCCGTCCCCGCGGACGCGGCCACTCACGCCTGCCCGGGCAGCTCCTCGAGCTCGTCCAACATCGAGCCCTGCGCCACTGTGACTCTCACGGTGATGAGCAACGCGGGCGAGGCGACCGGCACGTACACGGTCGAGGTCCCGGCCTACGACGCGGCCACCACCGACCCGACGCCCGCTCCGACGGCGGAGCCGAGCGCGGAGCCCACGGCCGAGCCCACGACGGAGCCCAGCGCGGAGCCCACCGCCCAGCCGACCACGACGGCTTCCGCCTCCCCGAGCGCGGCCCCGACCGCGACGCCCAGGCACCCGTCCACGGGTCACCACAAGGCACCGCACAAGGGGCACGGCAGCACCCGACCGGGTCACGGGCACAAGACCCCGAGGAGCCACGGCCCCTCCAGCCGCCGCAGCCCCTGGTTCGGCCCCGTGTGGCCGGGTCTCGGCCTCGGCCGCCACTGA
- a CDS encoding class I SAM-dependent methyltransferase: MPARYTHGHTAAVLANHAHRTAADSAAYLLPRLRAGMSLLDVGCGPATITADLAQAVAPGRVIGLDGAPAALKAAAGTLEARGLSDAVGLVTGDVHALPFEDGSFDVVHAHQVLQHVADPVQALREMARVARPGGIVAARDAVYSAMTWFPQRPGMDAWRDVYMSTARSNGGEPDAGSRLLAWCREAGLDGGAGSVTCSASTWCYATDELRRWWGGTWAQRCLSSFGPQAEAAGAASHADLEAMAADWRAWSEDPDGWFVVVHGEVLVRV, translated from the coding sequence ATGCCCGCCCGTTACACCCACGGCCACACCGCCGCCGTCCTCGCGAACCACGCCCACCGCACCGCCGCGGACTCGGCGGCCTACCTCCTCCCCCGCCTGCGGGCGGGGATGAGCCTGCTCGACGTCGGCTGCGGGCCGGCGACGATCACCGCGGACCTCGCGCAGGCCGTGGCGCCCGGGCGCGTCATCGGGCTGGACGGGGCGCCCGCGGCCCTCAAGGCGGCCGCCGGGACGCTCGAGGCCCGCGGGCTCTCCGACGCCGTCGGGCTCGTGACGGGGGACGTGCACGCCCTGCCCTTCGAGGACGGCTCCTTCGACGTCGTCCACGCCCACCAGGTGCTCCAGCACGTCGCCGACCCGGTCCAGGCGCTGCGCGAGATGGCGCGGGTGGCGCGGCCGGGCGGGATCGTGGCAGCGCGCGACGCGGTGTACTCGGCGATGACGTGGTTCCCTCAGCGCCCCGGGATGGACGCCTGGCGGGACGTCTACATGAGCACGGCCCGGTCGAACGGCGGGGAGCCCGACGCCGGATCGCGTCTGCTGGCCTGGTGCCGCGAGGCCGGTCTCGACGGCGGCGCCGGCTCGGTCACCTGCTCGGCGTCGACCTGGTGCTACGCGACGGATGAGCTGCGTCGCTGGTGGGGAGGGACCTGGGCGCAGCGCTGCCTGTCCTCCTTCGGCCCGCAGGCGGAGGCGGCCGGCGCGGCGAGTCACGCCGACCTCGAGGCGATGGCGGCCGACTGGCGCGCCTGGAGCGAGGACCCGGACGGCTGGTTCGTCGTCGTGCACGGCGAGGTGCTCGTCCGCGTCTGA
- the gdhA gene encoding NADP-specific glutamate dehydrogenase, giving the protein MQDVIEKVYGQVVARNRGEEEFHQAVREVLDSLRPVLDKHPHYADDALLERIVEPERQIMFRVPWMDDAGEVHVNRGFRIEFNSALGPYKGGLRFHPSVNAGIIKFLGFEQIFKNALTNQAIGGGKGGSDFDPHGRSDAEVMRFCQSFMTELSRHIGPDTDVPAGDIGVGGREIGYMFGQYKRLTNRYDAGVLTGKGLGWGGSLIRTEATGYGTVLFAQSMLATKGKDLDGKRVAVSGSGNVAIYAIEKLQQLGATPITVSDSSGWVLDEDGIDLELLKQVKEVERGRVSDYVSRKKGAELRTEGRPWSVPVDVALPCATQNELGADDARDLLRNGASVVAEGANMPSTPEAIEAFQEASILYAPGKASNAGGVATSALEMEQNAGRTRWDAETAEARLTEIMADIHDSCIEAAETYGRPGDYVLGANAAGFTRVADAMIAHGVV; this is encoded by the coding sequence ATGCAGGACGTCATCGAGAAGGTCTACGGGCAGGTCGTCGCCCGCAACCGCGGCGAGGAGGAGTTCCACCAGGCCGTGCGCGAGGTCCTCGACTCGCTGCGCCCCGTCCTCGACAAGCACCCCCACTATGCCGATGACGCCCTCCTCGAGCGGATCGTCGAGCCCGAGCGTCAGATCATGTTCCGCGTCCCGTGGATGGACGACGCCGGCGAGGTCCACGTCAACCGCGGCTTCCGCATCGAGTTCAACTCCGCCCTCGGCCCCTACAAGGGCGGTCTGCGCTTCCACCCCAGCGTCAACGCCGGCATCATCAAGTTCCTCGGCTTCGAGCAGATCTTCAAGAACGCCCTGACCAACCAGGCGATCGGCGGCGGCAAGGGCGGCTCCGACTTCGACCCCCACGGCCGCTCCGACGCCGAGGTCATGCGCTTCTGCCAGTCCTTCATGACCGAGCTCTCCCGCCACATCGGCCCGGACACGGACGTCCCCGCCGGTGACATCGGCGTCGGCGGCCGCGAGATCGGCTACATGTTCGGCCAGTACAAGCGCCTCACCAACCGTTACGACGCCGGCGTACTCACCGGGAAGGGCCTGGGATGGGGCGGCTCCCTCATCCGCACCGAAGCCACCGGCTACGGCACCGTCCTCTTCGCCCAGTCCATGCTCGCCACCAAGGGGAAGGACCTCGACGGCAAGCGCGTCGCCGTCTCCGGCTCCGGCAACGTCGCGATCTACGCGATCGAGAAGCTCCAGCAGCTCGGCGCCACGCCGATCACCGTCTCGGACTCCTCCGGCTGGGTCCTCGACGAGGACGGCATCGACCTCGAGCTCCTCAAGCAGGTCAAGGAGGTCGAGCGCGGACGCGTCTCCGACTACGTCTCGCGCAAGAAGGGCGCCGAGCTCCGCACGGAGGGGCGGCCCTGGTCCGTGCCCGTCGACGTCGCCCTGCCCTGCGCCACCCAGAACGAGCTCGGGGCCGACGACGCCCGCGACCTCCTGCGGAACGGTGCGAGCGTCGTCGCCGAGGGCGCCAACATGCCCTCGACCCCGGAGGCCATCGAGGCCTTCCAGGAGGCGAGCATCCTCTACGCGCCCGGCAAGGCCTCCAACGCGGGCGGCGTCGCCACCTCCGCCCTGGAGATGGAGCAGAACGCCGGCCGCACCCGCTGGGACGCCGAGACCGCCGAGGCCCGCCTCACCGAGATCATGGCGGACATCCACGACTCCTGCATCGAGGCCGCCGAGACCTACGGGCGCCCGGGCGACTACGTGCTCGGCGCGAACGCCGCCGGGTTCACGCGTGTCGCCGACGCGATGATCGCGCACGGCGTCGTCTGA
- a CDS encoding sterol carrier family protein — protein sequence MPARRRIETAAGVHALRQWAETQDVGAPSDASGEAGEGAVERGSAPTSLDRRTLATAVRFTLEELTACAPGRAVEVRVPPHGVTQAVSGTVHRRGTPPSVVETDAATWLALATGRLGWAEALGSGALHASGERCDLSPYLPLVRA from the coding sequence ATGCCAGCACGCCGACGCATCGAGACCGCCGCGGGCGTCCACGCCCTGCGCCAGTGGGCCGAGACCCAGGACGTCGGCGCCCCCTCCGACGCCTCCGGTGAGGCGGGCGAGGGCGCGGTCGAGCGCGGGAGCGCGCCGACCTCCCTGGACCGTCGCACACTCGCGACCGCCGTCCGCTTCACCCTCGAGGAGCTCACCGCCTGCGCGCCCGGCCGTGCCGTCGAGGTCCGGGTCCCGCCGCACGGCGTCACCCAGGCCGTCTCGGGCACCGTCCACCGCCGCGGGACCCCGCCGAGCGTCGTCGAGACCGACGCCGCCACCTGGCTGGCCCTCGCCACCGGCCGCCTCGGCTGGGCCGAGGCGCTCGGCTCCGGCGCCCTCCACGCCTCCGGTGAGCGCTGCGACCTCTCGCCCTACCTCCCGCTCGTGCGCGCCTGA
- a CDS encoding PTS fructose transporter subunit IIABC gives MSTPAAASTPLIIPELVRLDAEPGVDKKDVIEYLAQVVADAGRADTPEGLASDALAREETSPTGIPGGIAIPHCRSPHVLEASLGFARLSRPVSFGAADERDADLVFMIAAPSGADDLHLQLLAKLARGLMRSDFTDALRQADSAEEVVRLVTSQVQPELLDDGDTADTAPAAAAGSVAAPAAAATTAAPSGSAGSDRLIVAVTSCPTGIAHTFMAAEALEQAGKERGVEVHAEGQGSGRIDWLDPALIERADAVIFAHDLPVKDRYRFAGKKIVDVGVKAAVNDAGSLVDRALALVDDPSAPTVQAAAGASEDESEKKDEHWARRLQRAVMTGVSYMIPFVAAGGLLIALGFLFGGYDITKTASTMVVGDSANGVAAASLWHLPDLSDAAYAAPNALLHSSFCAYLGAVLYLLGSTGMGLLVPALAGYVAFGLAGRPGIAPGFIMGLVSVAVGAGFIGGLIGGILAGYLAAWLAGLNAPRWLRGLMPVVIIPLVTTLVVGALMYMFLGKPLAALMDGLNNGLTSMADNGAGVLLGIVLGLMMCFDLGGPVNKAAYLFATAGLASATTASYEIMAAGMVPPLALALATTLRPELFTAAEKENGRASWLLGASFISEGAIPFAAADPARIIPPAMVGGAVTGALTMAMHVGSRAPHGGIFVLFAIDGKLWFVLAIVIGALISCALTLLLKRIGASRKAASAAEAPAVAAA, from the coding sequence ATGTCCACACCAGCTGCGGCGAGCACGCCGCTCATCATCCCCGAGCTCGTCCGCCTCGACGCCGAGCCCGGCGTCGACAAGAAGGACGTCATCGAGTACCTCGCGCAGGTCGTCGCCGACGCCGGACGCGCCGACACCCCCGAGGGCCTCGCCAGCGACGCCCTCGCCCGCGAGGAGACCTCCCCGACCGGCATCCCCGGCGGCATCGCCATCCCGCACTGCCGCAGCCCCCACGTCCTGGAGGCCTCCCTCGGCTTCGCCCGACTCTCCCGGCCCGTCAGCTTCGGGGCGGCCGACGAGCGGGACGCCGACCTCGTCTTCATGATCGCCGCGCCCTCGGGCGCCGACGACCTCCACCTCCAGCTCCTCGCCAAGCTCGCTCGCGGCCTCATGCGCAGCGACTTCACCGACGCCCTGCGCCAGGCGGACAGCGCCGAGGAGGTGGTCCGCCTCGTCACGAGCCAGGTCCAGCCCGAGCTCCTCGACGACGGCGACACCGCCGACACCGCACCCGCCGCCGCGGCCGGCTCCGTTGCCGCCCCTGCCGCCGCGGCGACCACCGCCGCTCCGAGCGGCTCGGCCGGCAGTGACCGCCTCATCGTCGCCGTCACCTCCTGCCCCACTGGCATCGCCCACACCTTCATGGCCGCCGAGGCCCTCGAGCAGGCCGGCAAGGAGCGCGGCGTCGAGGTCCACGCCGAGGGCCAGGGCTCCGGGCGGATCGACTGGCTCGACCCCGCCCTCATCGAGCGCGCCGACGCCGTCATCTTCGCCCACGACCTTCCCGTCAAGGACCGCTACCGCTTCGCCGGGAAGAAGATCGTCGACGTCGGCGTCAAGGCCGCCGTCAACGACGCCGGCTCCCTCGTCGACCGCGCCCTCGCCCTCGTCGACGACCCGAGCGCCCCCACCGTCCAGGCCGCCGCGGGCGCCTCCGAGGACGAGTCGGAGAAGAAGGACGAGCACTGGGCCCGCAGGCTCCAGCGCGCCGTCATGACCGGTGTCTCCTACATGATCCCCTTCGTCGCCGCGGGCGGCCTCCTCATCGCCCTCGGCTTCCTCTTCGGCGGCTACGACATCACCAAGACCGCCTCCACGATGGTCGTCGGGGACAGCGCCAACGGCGTCGCCGCCGCCTCCCTCTGGCACCTGCCGGACCTGTCCGACGCCGCCTACGCCGCGCCCAACGCCCTGCTGCACTCCTCCTTCTGCGCCTACCTCGGCGCCGTCCTCTACCTGCTCGGCTCCACCGGCATGGGCCTGCTCGTCCCGGCGCTCGCCGGCTACGTCGCCTTCGGGCTCGCCGGCCGGCCCGGCATCGCCCCCGGATTCATCATGGGCCTCGTGAGCGTCGCCGTCGGCGCCGGCTTCATCGGCGGCCTCATCGGCGGCATCCTCGCCGGCTACCTCGCCGCCTGGCTCGCCGGGCTCAACGCCCCCAGGTGGCTGCGCGGCCTCATGCCCGTCGTCATCATCCCGCTCGTCACGACCCTCGTCGTCGGCGCCCTCATGTACATGTTCCTCGGCAAGCCGCTCGCCGCCCTCATGGACGGCCTCAACAACGGCCTGACCTCTATGGCGGACAACGGTGCCGGGGTCCTCCTCGGCATCGTCCTCGGCCTCATGATGTGCTTCGACCTCGGCGGCCCCGTCAACAAGGCGGCCTACCTCTTCGCCACCGCCGGCCTCGCCTCCGCGACCACCGCCTCCTACGAGATCATGGCCGCCGGCATGGTCCCGCCGCTCGCCCTCGCGCTCGCCACGACGCTGCGCCCGGAGCTCTTCACCGCGGCGGAGAAGGAGAACGGGCGCGCCTCCTGGCTGCTCGGCGCCTCCTTCATCTCCGAGGGCGCCATCCCCTTCGCGGCCGCGGACCCGGCCCGCATCATCCCGCCCGCCATGGTCGGCGGCGCCGTCACCGGTGCCCTCACGATGGCGATGCACGTGGGCTCCCGCGCCCCGCACGGCGGCATCTTCGTCCTCTTCGCGATCGACGGGAAGCTCTGGTTCGTCCTCGCGATCGTCATCGGCGCGCTCATCTCCTGCGCCCTCACCCTGCTCCTCAAGCGGATCGGCGCGAGCAGGAAGGCGGCCTCCGCCGCCGAGGCGCCCGCCGTCGCCGCCGCCTGA
- a CDS encoding 1-phosphofructokinase family hexose kinase, which yields MILTLTPNPSLDRTVTLPGALVRGGVNRLSGVTVEPGGKGVNVARVLTSAGEAATAVLPAAEHDPLVRALEAVNAERLTVLPVAVAGAARINTAVTEPDGTTTKLNEPGAGLSEAEVAAVEDALVEAAAAAIAGSTDPAHHDWAVLSGSLPPGAPADWYVRLVTRLRAAVPGLRLAVDTSDAPLASLAAHLPDAAPDLIKPNGEELGQLAGLPAERAMALEDGAVRGELGPVVEAARVLVDLGIGAVMATLGPAGAVLVTRDGAWHATAPDVPVISTVGAGDSSVAGYVLADVRGGDEENRLATAMAYGSAAAGLPGTTLPTTEDLPAQASVVTRLA from the coding sequence ATGATCCTCACGCTCACCCCCAACCCCTCGCTCGACCGCACCGTCACGCTGCCGGGCGCCCTCGTCCGCGGCGGCGTCAACCGCCTCAGCGGCGTCACCGTCGAGCCCGGCGGCAAGGGCGTCAACGTCGCACGCGTCCTCACCTCCGCGGGCGAGGCCGCCACCGCCGTCCTCCCCGCCGCCGAGCACGACCCCCTCGTCCGAGCCCTCGAGGCGGTCAACGCCGAGCGGCTCACCGTCCTGCCCGTCGCCGTGGCCGGGGCCGCCCGCATCAACACGGCCGTCACCGAGCCCGATGGCACCACCACCAAGCTCAACGAGCCGGGCGCCGGGCTCAGCGAGGCCGAGGTCGCCGCCGTCGAGGACGCCCTCGTCGAGGCGGCCGCGGCGGCCATCGCCGGCAGCACCGACCCCGCCCACCACGACTGGGCCGTCCTGTCCGGCTCCCTCCCGCCGGGCGCCCCCGCCGACTGGTACGTCCGCCTCGTCACCCGCCTGCGCGCCGCCGTCCCCGGCCTGCGCCTCGCCGTCGACACCTCCGACGCGCCCCTCGCGTCCCTCGCCGCCCACCTGCCCGACGCCGCCCCCGACCTCATCAAGCCCAACGGCGAGGAGCTCGGCCAGCTCGCCGGCCTGCCCGCTGAGCGCGCCATGGCCCTCGAGGACGGCGCGGTGCGAGGCGAGCTCGGGCCCGTCGTCGAGGCGGCCCGCGTCCTCGTCGACCTCGGCATCGGCGCTGTCATGGCGACCCTCGGCCCCGCCGGAGCCGTCCTCGTCACCCGCGACGGCGCCTGGCACGCCACCGCGCCCGACGTCCCCGTCATCTCGACCGTCGGCGCGGGGGACTCCTCCGTCGCCGGCTACGTCCTCGCCGACGTCCGCGGCGGCGACGAGGAGAACCGCCTCGCCACCGCCATGGCCTACGGCTCCGCCGCCGCCGGCCTGCCCGGCACCACCCTGCCCACCACGGAGGACCTGCCCGCGCAGGCCTCCGTCGTCACCCGGCTCGCCTGA
- a CDS encoding DeoR/GlpR family DNA-binding transcription regulator: MNAQQRQRAIVAAVERDGRAAVTELARHHGVTVETIRRDLAALDRAGALRKVHGGAVPAPALATPETGVIEREASRSAAKDRIAARAVAALDLRPGATLLLDAGTTTGALARRLPEGLGLTVITDSVLIAAGLAARTDLTVRVLGGVVRGITQAAVGPEALSLLTLLRVDLAVLGTNGLTAEHGLSTPDPEEAAVKTAMVRAARRVLLLADATKIGQEHLVSFADTDDVDLLVTDAALPVPLANHLTDTGTEVLVA; the protein is encoded by the coding sequence GTGAACGCCCAGCAACGCCAACGAGCCATCGTCGCCGCCGTCGAGCGCGACGGCCGCGCCGCCGTCACCGAGCTCGCCCGCCACCACGGCGTCACCGTCGAGACCATCCGCCGCGACCTCGCCGCCCTCGACCGCGCCGGCGCCCTGCGCAAGGTCCACGGCGGCGCCGTCCCCGCCCCCGCCCTCGCCACCCCGGAGACCGGCGTCATCGAGCGCGAGGCCTCCCGCTCCGCCGCCAAGGACCGCATCGCCGCCCGCGCCGTCGCCGCCCTCGACCTGCGACCCGGCGCCACGCTCCTCCTCGACGCCGGCACCACCACCGGCGCCCTCGCCCGCCGCCTCCCCGAGGGCCTCGGCCTCACCGTCATCACCGACTCCGTCCTCATCGCCGCCGGCCTCGCCGCCCGCACGGACCTCACCGTCCGCGTCCTGGGCGGCGTCGTCCGCGGCATCACCCAGGCAGCCGTCGGCCCCGAGGCCCTCAGCCTCCTCACCCTTCTGCGCGTGGACCTCGCCGTCCTGGGCACCAACGGCCTCACCGCCGAGCACGGCCTGTCGACACCCGACCCGGAGGAGGCGGCCGTCAAGACCGCCATGGTCCGCGCCGCCCGCCGCGTCCTCCTCCTCGCCGACGCCACCAAGATCGGTCAGGAGCACCTCGTCTCCTTCGCCGACACCGACGACGTCGACCTGCTCGTCACCGACGCCGCCCTCCCAGTCCCCCTCGCCAACCACCTGACCGACACCGGAACCGAGGTCCTCGTCGCATGA
- a CDS encoding cupin domain-containing protein, with protein sequence MTATTDESVFAAENVFGKGDPNTAFAQYFIGNSFLKNLVEDDQCVVGVHNVTFEPGCRNNWHIHHATSGGGQVLICTAGSGWYQEDGKEAVSLEPGTVVYTRAGVKHWHGAKADSWFSHVALAVPGEDISNEWLEPVDDEHHSAL encoded by the coding sequence ATGACCGCCACCACCGACGAGTCCGTCTTCGCCGCCGAGAACGTCTTCGGCAAGGGCGATCCGAACACCGCCTTCGCCCAGTACTTCATCGGCAACAGCTTCCTCAAGAACCTCGTCGAGGACGACCAGTGCGTCGTCGGCGTCCACAACGTCACCTTCGAGCCCGGCTGCCGCAACAACTGGCACATCCACCACGCCACCTCGGGCGGCGGACAGGTCCTCATCTGCACCGCCGGCTCGGGCTGGTACCAGGAGGACGGCAAGGAGGCCGTGAGTCTTGAGCCCGGAACCGTCGTCTACACCCGCGCCGGCGTCAAGCACTGGCACGGCGCCAAGGCCGACTCCTGGTTCAGCCACGTCGCGCTCGCGGTCCCCGGTGAGGACATCTCGAACGAGTGGCTCGAGCCCGTCGACGACGAGCACCACTCGGCGCTCTGA
- a CDS encoding NAD(P)-binding domain-containing protein, whose amino-acid sequence MSGRHATEHPLPGQSPEEPLGVVVIGAGQAGLSAAGELVRRGAVVGEDLLVLDAEDGPGGAWRHRWDSLTIGKAHRIADLPRFPAGDMDESRPSNAVVPEYYGRYEVDRELQVLRPVRVTAVRSTGVPAERLRLDDASRRRDATEEGTGAPGVPRDTLLLVEAETPEGRCAWWTRMVVSAAGTWRHPYVPHVPGIETFAGRQLHTATYRDPEDLAGQRLLVVGGGLSAVQMILEITPVTASVVWATRRPPNFTFTAFDEIWGAEVEAAVNARTAAGARPVSVVRTTGIPMLPAYLDGVERGLLVSRGMFDRVRPDGVRFSPSVTSQDPAGLGPSAQRGSGLVVPASWRPYERETWVEAETIFWNTGFRAALEHLAPLRLRERADDAVPGGAARDGRGGRDSGIRTDGRTGVVKDPRVLLVGYGSSASTLGATRAGAEAARRAAKRLGILRRR is encoded by the coding sequence GTGAGCGGAAGACACGCGACCGAGCACCCCCTCCCCGGTCAGTCCCCTGAGGAGCCCCTCGGCGTCGTCGTCATCGGCGCCGGCCAGGCGGGACTCTCCGCCGCCGGGGAGCTCGTGCGCCGCGGTGCTGTCGTCGGCGAGGACCTCCTCGTCCTCGACGCCGAGGACGGCCCAGGTGGGGCCTGGCGGCACCGCTGGGACTCCCTCACCATCGGCAAGGCGCACCGGATCGCCGACCTGCCGCGCTTCCCCGCCGGCGACATGGACGAGTCGCGGCCGAGCAACGCCGTCGTCCCCGAGTACTACGGCCGCTACGAGGTCGACCGAGAGCTCCAGGTCCTGCGCCCCGTGCGCGTTACCGCCGTCCGCTCCACCGGCGTCCCCGCCGAGCGGCTGAGACTGGACGACGCCTCCCGCCGTCGGGACGCGACGGAGGAGGGAACCGGCGCCCCGGGCGTCCCCCGCGACACGCTCCTCCTCGTCGAGGCCGAGACCCCCGAGGGCCGCTGCGCCTGGTGGACCCGGATGGTCGTCTCCGCCGCCGGCACCTGGCGCCACCCCTACGTGCCGCACGTGCCGGGCATCGAGACCTTCGCCGGCCGGCAGCTCCACACCGCGACCTACCGCGACCCCGAGGACCTCGCCGGGCAACGCCTCCTCGTCGTCGGCGGCGGTCTCTCCGCGGTTCAGATGATCCTCGAGATCACCCCCGTCACCGCCTCCGTCGTCTGGGCCACCCGTCGGCCGCCGAACTTCACCTTCACCGCCTTCGACGAGATCTGGGGCGCCGAGGTCGAGGCCGCCGTCAACGCGCGAACCGCCGCCGGCGCCCGCCCGGTCAGCGTCGTGCGCACGACCGGCATTCCGATGCTCCCGGCCTACCTCGACGGCGTCGAGCGCGGTCTCCTCGTCAGCCGCGGCATGTTCGACCGGGTCCGGCCCGACGGCGTCCGCTTCTCCCCGTCCGTCACCAGCCAGGACCCCGCCGGCCTCGGCCCCTCCGCGCAGCGGGGGAGCGGACTCGTCGTCCCCGCCTCCTGGCGTCCCTACGAGCGGGAGACCTGGGTGGAGGCGGAGACGATCTTCTGGAACACGGGCTTCCGCGCCGCCCTCGAGCACCTCGCCCCGCTGCGACTGCGCGAGCGGGCCGACGACGCCGTTCCGGGCGGCGCGGCGCGCGACGGCCGGGGTGGCCGCGACTCGGGCATCCGCACGGACGGGCGCACCGGCGTCGTCAAGGACCCCCGCGTCCTCCTCGTCGGCTACGGCTCCTCCGCCTCGACCCTCGGGGCGACCCGCGCCGGAGCGGAGGCCGCGCGCCGCGCCGCCAAGCGCCTCGGGATCCTCAGGCGGCGCTGA